The genomic stretch GTGGTGCCCATGAGCACTGGCTTTCCAGTCAGACCACCTGCGTCGGAGTGTCCACTCCTCCacggtgtgaccttgggcaggttagctaacctttctgtgcttcagttttttcGTCTGAGAAACAGCCATCAAAATAACTTCCACAACATTACCTGCCTTTGAGGTAATGATAAAGCTGAAGTGCAGAGCTGAGCTTCTGGCCCAAGGGAGACGCTCAGTCCCGGGGAGCTCTTTATCAAGGTCAGGGCTACAGCGGGCTTTTCCTGTGTATGAAAAAGTTAGTTTTCAGGGAACTTAACGAGATGTGTGGTTTAGTCAAAGGCTTGTAGCAAAACCTGTATTTTAAAGCAGCTGTCATTTAATATGGGGTAGGGCGGTAGGTCCTAGGGCAGCGGGTCGGAACAGGACGGCACCTCCCTCAGCGCAGTGGGTGTGCTCAGTCAAGGGGGCCCTTAGGTGAGACTCCCCTAGGTTCTTAGGGAGAAAAAGGGCGTAAGCTGGTGGTGTCTTCTCCATGCTCTGAGGGTGCTGGTTGTGAAAATTCTCTAACATTCTTGGCAAAATTGCATTTGAAGCATTACTTTGATGACCTTGACGTGGGAAATGGGACAGAGAGAAGCTAAAACAGTTCCTTAGATGTCTTGGATTACTCTGTTTTAGTTCCTGAAGAGACCATTTGCATGTGTCTTCTTGAGCAAAACAGGCACAGGTGTTTCTACCTGGTTGACCTGGATGTAAGGCCTGTAGCAGATGTCTGGTCAGGTGTGCCCTAGCGAAAGATGAGTGGACTGGGGATCAGAAGACCTGGGTCCTAAGCCCCAGTCCTAGCTCTGCCACGACCTGCTGTCGGACCTGGGGCAAGTCCCTTCACGTTCCTGGACCTCAGGTTTGAGACCTGCAAAGTGGGGGAAGAGGCTGGTCATCTTGACCTGCTCGCTTCACCTGGGGCTTCTTAAGGCTCAGATGAGAGGATCCTGGTAAACTGCTTTACAGCCAAACTACAAGTAATTAACGTAACAAATGGGTGCTGATAACCAAGCTCTGACCCtcctaatgaaatattttctttctcagtgaTGTTACAGCCTTTCGATTATGATCCCAATGAGAAAAGTAAACACAAGTTTATGGTTCAGTCTATGTTTGCTCCAACTGACACTTCTGATATGGAAGCAGTAGTAAGTACTGAatgcttcttatttttttcagtgattaaaataaatgattaggTGCAGAATTGTGGGTGCATGCATTTCAAAATGTGTCAAAATTGATTTCAAAGGGGAATGGTGCCTTCAAGGTTTGTGCTTTGACTGCCTTTATGGTTTTTCTAAAACTTTGATTTTAACATTTCATGTAACTTTTTAGAACACTTCTTTTCTGACTTTTGTATCTGGTTTCCTTCAGCAGTTCCTTGTTCTGGTGGATTGTGTCTTGAATGGTCTGAGTATTCTCTCCCTTcacccccctcccatccccccacagAAAAGGACAGTTTTCATTATAGAGAACCTTCCTACCACATCTTCCCCATCCTCCAGAACCCAGAGGGATGGGAGAGAGTTGAATACTAAATATCCTTCACCctttaggcattttttttttcatgcttggTTCTGGTAAGCATGATTCTGGGTTTTTTGTCGTCGTTGTTGTTTTCCCCAagattccttcattttttttttcccccctgcttAAATACATGTTTAACTCCGTCTCTTAATTTTTGGTAAAAATAAGATGActtcattttcataaaataaataattgatatatTACAGTTGGCCCTTCATTtctgtgggttctgcatctgtggatatggagggccaacggTCCTAGCATTTTATGTGAGGGACTTGAGATTTTGGTAGCCATGGGGGTGGGGCCCTGCAATCAATCCCTCGTATTGATTTTTCTAGAAGAAGATTATAATGGTAGTTCTTCCCCAAGGTTTCACTTGAATAAATCAACAGGCATCCTGTGCTGTGAGTGTGAATCACAATATACTGATAAACCTTAAAATCCACAGCACCAGTGAGAACAGACTGTCTAGCCCTCACAGTTTGGAAAAGAAGGGCAGGACTGCCTCAACGTTTTCACCGCTTTGCAGTTTGCCAGCTGAAACTAAGAGACTGAAGTCATCCGAGGAATGCCTGCAAACTTGAGTTAGCTAGGAGTCACACTGTActgcttcttttctttcaaagtttTGTACTAAGCGCTGTTCCGTGCACAGCCTACCTTCATGTCCCCGTGCCACCGCACAGCCGCTTCTTTTCATCTTGGAAAAGCATAACTGACCACCTTCATGCATGTTTAACTTCGGGGTAGGGAATGAAGGGTAAGCTAGCTATTTGGGGGTTTCAGAGAGATCAGTGAGAGTAGTCTTCCTTTAAGATTCCTTTGAATAGGAATGACTATTGAGACATTCACTACTTTTATTTCCTGGAACATGATGTGTCACTTCATGTTACTTTGTGTGATCAAGGAAATGTATGGCAAATGCAAAATATGGGATATCCAAGAATATATTCTGTTTGGCTTTTGCTGCATGGCTTGGTGAAAAGAGCATGGGCTTGGGTGCCTTGGGTGTGAAGCTGAGTTCTGCCTTTTACTAACATTGTGGCCTTGGGCGATGTTCATTAACTCTCTTGAGGGTTTGGTcacgtgtaaaatggggatgaaaaccTAGTTCACATGGCTGTTGTGGGATTAAATGTGCTGTGTGTGTAGAACACTTGGCATAGTGTCTGGCATCTGGCAGCTGTTTTATCTGGGCACTGTTATAGGCCAGGCACTCTATATACAATAAAGGCGAATTTTACTTCCATGATAACTTTTAtaacagttaaaatttttttatatgaaatgtacattgttggacattttggaaatatacaaacgaacaaaaataaaactaagtgaCCTGTAATTTGTTTATACTAAACCCAACCACTGTTAATGAGAGCCTTGTgctttttctttactttaaaatatttttctttatattttgatacACAGAAAGTTGAAAAAATAGTAGTGCCTACTCACCTAACCTTTACTAAGATGCACCGTTTAACATTTTGCCACGTTTGCTTCGTTGCTGTCATAAACTTCCTTTTTTTGCTGAACTACTTGACTGTAAGACACAGACTTCATGACACTTCACCACCTAACTGCTTCAGGCAAGGACAGTCTCTTAACATAGCCACAGTCCTATTATCACAGCTAAGAAGCTTAACGTTAATTCAGTAATGTTTAATAGAGAAACCCATACCCATGTTCACCATTTTCCAGTTGTTCCAGAAACGGCCTTTAGTTTTTCTTCTCCTAGAGCACCCTCAGCCTTTTTACAGTCCAGGCCAGCTGATGTGTAGAATGTCCCACATTCTGGGTTTGTCCAGttatttcctcatgattaaattcaggttaaatggttttgttttcttttttttttggcaagaatatccCCTAGGTGGCGTCATGTATGCTGCATCATATCAGAAGGCCTTTAATGCTGTGTTGTCCCTCTTTTGGTGACACTAAGTTTGATTACTTGGTTAAGATGGTGAATGCCAACTCTCCCCAGTGTCAAAGCACATTTTCCCCTTGTGGTTAATAGGTAATCTGTGATACTCAGAGGAATCAGGTACTTGGAGACCACATGAACATCCTGCTTGCCAGCAAGCAGTCTTTCACGTGGTGATTTTTGGCGCCCAGAGATGATCCTTGCCCGATGTTCTTTTGACACACGCATGCAGGCACACgtacactctgtgtgtgtgtgtgtgtgtgcgcgtgcgcgcgcAGAGGAGCAGACTTAAAATATTGCTTGTAGTTTCTTCACTTAATATCCTGCGAATTTTCCCCATGTAATTAAACCCTCCTCAGTATCCCTTGAATGGCATGCTATTCCATTGACTGTACCTGCCATGGTTTATTTGGTGGTTCCCTATTGTTCGACATAAAGACTATTTCCCATTTTTGGCTCTTGGTACTGTGTTGCTCTCGCTGCCTCCTGCATGGttctggggtgagggtgggggagttCGTTCCTTTTTCTGTATTGCAGCCTTCCTGCTCTGCTGGTCTATAATTATCAGAACACCTGGAATTCCTGTCCTCCCCTGCCAGGGGGAGGAGGAGTAAGCCGGAAGTGCCTCATCCCAGAACATGGATTTAGTCAGGAAGATGTTACTACCAGCAGGCTGGGGCAGTGGGGGTCAGCCCAGACAGCGGTGATCACAGAGAGTGGCCTGCCAGTTCTTGTGCCCTGTTGGTAGTTGGCAGTGTTCTAAAACCACTCCCAGGTAGCACGCGCTTACTGTCTCTTAAGAAGGACGTGCCCTGCGAAGTAAGTTGTGTTTTCTTAAGGAGAGCCCAGATGTCCTTAGGCCATCCAGTTGCAGTTTAGAAGCTTCCTCTTGGTTCAGAGGTGGTCTCCTCTGTCCCGCGTGCTGTCCGTAGACGGGCGACAGGAGGAGCCCTGGTGGACTTTGAGGAGTCAGGCGGCAGGACGGGGGTTTGTGAAGAGTGATAAGTATTCGGGAGAGCTAGTGTATTTAATCTTGTCAtgttaaaaatactgaaatctcAGCAGACTTAAGTTCTTTATTTGATATACATCAGGGCTTTCTCATTAAGAGTATTTTTCTGGAATTGTCAGTTATAGGAAGAAAATTATTCTTCCAGCAGCTTTATAATATCctgattattaaatttaaattgttttagtGGAAGGAGGCAAAACCGGAAGACCTTATGGATTCAAAACTTAGATGTGTGTTTGAATTGCCAGCAGAAAATGATAAACCAGTAAGTATGTTTATAGTTAACAGTAATTGAATGTTGCAAGCTGATGCTTATTTGCATACCATCTCCCGCAAAACCAAGATTTAAGTTGgcaaattattttccttctgatgtatgaagaaaaaaataagctgaAGTTAACAAATAAGTGGGCCTTCATGAAATCTGCCTTTGAGAGACTTGCAGAAAGACAGCTAATtgaaacattttttccctttgaaaagtGCAACCTGTTGGCTGTTGAAATGTCATAAATTCCAAAGAGCTTCTTTGACTTGGCAAGGTTACAGGTTGCTATTTAACAGTGGGTAAGACCAAAACGGAATAATTTGCCGTTTATCAGGGTGCTTGGTGGGCAGGTGGTGGTGAGCTCTGAGGTTCTGTTGTTTCACAAAGTGCTGCCTGTAGGCTTCCCCGTCTACACTTTCCCTCAGCACCACCTCTCTACCCCTTGAACCCCACCCACCTCTTCAGTCAAAATATGCTTTTAGATtaggatttctcaacctcagcactgttaACACTTGGGcgggataattctttgctgtgggggcaGTCCTGTGCCTTGTAGAATGTGTAGCGGTATCCTTGACCTCTGcccactagataccagtagcaccccctagttgtgacaaccaaaaatgtctccggATACTGCCAAATGTGCCCTTGCTGGGGCAAAATCATCCCCTGTTGAGAATCACCCCCTTTGCTTTCCGAGCTGGTGAGGGCAAGGAGCGACTTCCTCCAAGCTGTCAGCTCACTTTTCTGTGTGTGAAACCCAAGGGATAAGCCTGTTGTGGCCCTGGCTTGTGACCAGTTGGAGAGAGAAGACTGTATCTGTAATGCTAACGTGGACCTCCCTTCAACCTAGTCAAAAAACTTATAATAAATTGTATCAAAAACACAGTTTAAAACACATGCAGAACATTCAACCACCCTGGCTGTTAACAGCTGGAGGTGGGAAATAGAAATGCTCACCTTCTCAACATTATCCATAGCCATCTCCAGGAATGCTGATGCTTTGTGTCAAAACCACGTAGCATTTTCTTTCTGCTCAATAATTGACCACTAGCATTATCCTGTTGGTTTGAATGGcactggtctttttttctttttttccttcccccttcccattaCGCGTTCTGTCCTGGGAAGGTCAGTTGTGGACGCTGTGAGATCTGTGTTCTGGCCCTAGCTCTGCGCTAGGTGATTAGCTCTGTATGTTGGGGCCTTGCCTTTCGGGGCCTCGCTCTTCTCACTTGGGGGACGGAGGGTAGAGCTCCTAGTTTTCAGTTTGCTGCATGGAACCCCCAGGGCAACGGTCCCCAGTTAATTTATTTTCCCGACACACCTGAGTGCTCCCATGCCCTCCCCCCACTTACTGATTCATCCCCAGCCGGTCTCCAGAGTGTGTCACAGCACAGTCTTGGCCGAGGAAATGGAGGAATGTGGTGCTTCCCCAGACTGAAATATTGTAGACACTGAGCTTACTGCACCTTCATTCCATCTTCAGAGTTTTCTAAGTTCATGAAATAAATCGCCCTCTGTGTTACGTCCCCTCTGGCCTTCTTCCACCCCCGCTCAGCCAGTCCTGGGGGTGTTCAGATCTTCGTGGTGACAGTAATTTGTGGCTGATAATTCCTGAGCTTGCACAGTTACAGTATGCTAATTTTTGCATGGCAGGAATTTGATAGTGCAGTATGCACggccccttctctctttctttgaagTGTTAGTGTCAGCTGAACTTCATTATTTGCCCTTATCCATAATTTCTGGAGCGCAGTTGCTTTAGATTATTAAGATACTAGATAAAGTGatccattttaaaagtaaatgtcaCATTTTACAGTGTGGATGAAACGCTACCACGTGTGGTGTTTGCTGAGAACTACTTTACTTTGCATAAAAAAGTCCTTTATTACATAGTTGGTGACACTTgggctttcatttatttctgaacagcatgatgtagaaataaataaaattatatccacAACTGCATCAAAGACAGAAACACCAACAGTGTCTAAAGCTCTGAGTTCTTCTTTGGATGACACTGAAGTTAAGAAGGTGATGGAAGAATGTAAGCGGCTGCAGAGTGAAGTTCAGAGGCTGCGGGAAGAGAACAAGCAGTTCAAGGTAACAGCGTTTTATTTCTGATCATCTACAGGGAACAGGGGCTTTTTCACTGGGATCTTGGGTGGGGAAGTTGATGGACCCCTGAATTTGTAGAGCTGTTTTATATTTGCACAATATAAACTCTTGTCACCTcgtaaaaaaaacaacaaacaaacaatccattAGTGTAAATTGAAATTCAGTTCTgagactaaaaataaaacagcagtgGTTATCTTGAATTCACATGTTCAAACCCCACTCCATCCCCACTGGATGGGAATCTTTTTTAAGTGGGTAAATACTGACCTGTACTGTGTTTTAACACAGGCATAATTCTGATTCATGAGGATCCTAAATAGGTCTAGACAGTAGGGTCTCATCCTGCTGTTAACGCGGTGAGGAGACTGGAGGTGGGAAGCTGTCGCCGTACATGGGTGGAAATTGCCGGGAACCAGAGTCTCCAGCTTGTGGCCATTGACCCGGCGGTTGGCATTGGCATTGGAGGGAGGCAGGTGCACTTCTCTTGACCTTGGAGGCCTGCGGTGTTGTGGAAACGACCAGCCAAACTTGGACTCGCTGTGAATCTTTGTTAGTCATGGTGGCTCCCAGGCCTCTGTTCATAAAACCCCTTTAAGGCCCCTTCCAGTGTTAAAAGTATGTCTGTTTCATACACAGTATTAAAGAGAGCATTTCTGAACGTCTGATCATAGGGTCTTTTGTTGCAGCTTAAATCTCGAGGCCGATCTGTTCTCTTCATTGTGATCATGTCCCCCAACCACATGATAGGCTTTTTCACTCTTTCACTGCATAGCACCAGGTACACGTCATAAATTCGTGGCAGttgacttttccttctcttaattcTGACAAGGTAGTAGATACAGGAGGGCTGACAGAGTTTGGGAAATGGCATCATCTTCTTTCTTTGCAGTAATCTTGATTTGCCTCATTCAGTGACTTCTTTTAGTAAGGAGTAAATTATGAAGCTGACACACGACTTTTTGGCTAAAAACCTAAGATACGCCTAAAGCTTCTCCTTGAATGTATTGCTCTTCAGAAACAGACTTCTGTGCCATTTAAAGTGATAAATAGGTAGAAATAGCTTGTATATAAACCCAATAAAATAAATGCTGTATTGctgtgcccattttttttttgaagttaatCTAATAGCGCCAGTCATTTATCACCGTGCAGTCGTAGTGGCCACGCCCCATGAGCAGAGTGTCCTTAAAATATTATCAGACCAATCTTGACATTAGGAGATTCTTTATCTTGCCAAACGCTGATttcttgttttgtgttgtttcatCCTTCCGTTTGGCCAGCACGTTTCCTGAGGCCCTACCGCCTACCCCGCTCGGTGGCTACAGACACGGGCAGTCCCTGCCCTTAAGATAAGCTTCCCGTTAACCAGGGTAGCCGGGGAGGCCCCGACACGAGTACTGATAACCAGTGTGATGAGCGGTGCCTCTGAGATGGCCATGAGTGTCACGGAAAGTCTGCTCGATGGGTGGGAGGCCTGTTGTCTTCAAGACCTGCTAGACACTTGGTGAATGCGAACGaactgaaggagaagaagagaaagtgcAGCTGCTGTGTGGGCGTCAGGGATGAGTCGAGGGGTGACTAGCCGGAGTAGGAAAGCCTTGGTGTGCGCCCCGTTTGGGGACGTGGAGAAAGAAGAAGTTTCTGTTCTTACAGGTCTGTGTGTGCGGGGGATAATGGCCACGTTATCTTCATGTGTATGAGAAAGAGCGTCACTTCTTTGGTGGGAATTCCATGCGttaagtagaaaatatttgagatGCATGTATCAAGCTCAGTTACATCTTGATACTACACACATCACAGTTTTGATCAGCAGTCTACCTGTAACTCATCAGATTTCAGCTACATACAGAGCTCTATCTTCGAAAGCTTCCAGGTCCCCCACTTGGTCGTTTCTTGGGATTCTTTTCTCTTAAgagtttttttctgtaaatcatgGGGAACCAGGGAGTCCCCTGCTTAGATGTGTGATATAAAATGGTACCCAGCAGCATTGTGTAGGATGGATGGGAGAAAAGAGGGGCTCCTGGCAGTATTTTCCTGGTGGCCTCAAGCCAGTCTCTTCTTCTCTGTAGGCTTGTTTCTCCATTTGCAAAATGAGGAGGTTGGACCTTATCACGTGATCGAGTCTGGGCatcaccgcccccctcccccccgcatcCCCCAAGCTGTACAGTTGACTGCTGCTCTGGTGCCTTGGACTGTCTTTGAAACGTGTGTTTGCTCCCGTAGGAAGAAGATGGACTTCGGATGAGAAAGGCAGCTCAGAGCAACAGCCCCGTTCCTGCGTTAGCCACggctgggaaggaggagggccTCAGCACCCGGCTACTCGCGCTGGTGGTTTTGTTCTTTATCGTTGGTGTAATCATAGGGAAGATCGCCTTGTAGAGGCAGCAGGCAAAGGATGGTAAATTGGATTGATGGCTCCGCCATATCATGGGATTTAAATGTATCATAACCGTGTGTAAAAAGAAGTTAATGTATGATGACATCTCACAGGTCTTGCCTTTAAATTACCCCTCCCTGCGCGTGTGTGCTGccgcacgcgtgcacacacacacatagaacaTAAAATAACAATCTTTTAGAAAGTTTAACACGTATAGTAAATGATTGGGGGAAAAGAATGATCCTTATTAATGACAAGGGAAACCGTGATTAAACGAGACTGGCATGTTGTACATGTCATTTTAAACACTTGTAGCCTTGGTCCACGTTGCCGATCACCTCTCTTCCAACACGACACTCTTCCTTGCCTGTTGGTGCTGGCCCTCGGGGAGCTGGAGCCCAGCGCGGTGGGGAGTGCGTCCCCCCCAAGGCGTCCTCCCCACGCGGCTCACTCCCTCCGGGCTGCTCCTCCATGTCCGCCCCGGCCGTCAGTTCCCTGGGACTGATGGACAGAGTCTGAGGCCGAGAAGACCGGCGCTGTGGCAGCGTCGGCTTTGCTCGTCACGAGTGGGAGGTGTATGTTGCCTGAGCGACCCAATACTCTGGAAGTAAAAGTCAGTGACGGCTTTGTTCTCTTAAAGGGACCAAGCTAGATAACCATTGGTTCATGTCGTGAGATTGAATTGTTATTCAGAGATGTTTAAtgcatatttaacttatttaatgTATTTCATCTCATGTTTTCTTGTCACAAGATTATAATTAACTCTGTGACCTAAAATCACCTGTGCTACCTAACACTGCTGGGTGAAGCTGGCATTGCTGCTGGAGGTTCTGGGCTGTACACACATATGGAGGTGCGGCTCATTGGAATGTTGGAGAACAGCTGCCAGGAAGTGGTTTTCTGTGCAAATAAATAACAGCTCTCATAGGGAGGGACGTGCTTCGTAGCGGCAGTCAACTCTAGGTTACGCTTTCTGTGGGGAAGGGAGCCGGTCTCTGTgctgttcttccttctctgctcccCAGCCACCACTCACGCTTCCGCGT from Balaenoptera acutorostrata chromosome 15, mBalAcu1.1, whole genome shotgun sequence encodes the following:
- the VAPB gene encoding vesicle-associated membrane protein-associated protein B/C, producing MAKVEQVLSLEPQHELKFRGPFTDVVTTNLKLGNPTDRNVCFKVKTTAPRRYCVRPNSGIIDAGASINVSVMLQPFDYDPNEKSKHKFMVQSMFAPTDTSDMEAVWKEAKPEDLMDSKLRCVFELPAENDKPHDVEINKIISTTASKTETPTVSKALSSSLDDTEVKKVMEECKRLQSEVQRLREENKQFKEEDGLRMRKAAQSNSPVPALATAGKEEGLSTRLLALVVLFFIVGVIIGKIAL